The Peptacetobacter hiranonis DNA window CATGAGCTTGGAAAATGTAGTACAATAAAAATGTGGAAAAATAATTGCGAAAAAAGAGCAAGAGAATAGAGAAAAAAAGAGAAGAAAAGAATAAAAAAGGAAAACGAAGGAAAAGGAAAGAATAAGAAAGAGTAAGTGAAAGAAAAGCCATAAGATAACAGAAGAAAAGAGAGAAAAGAAAGCAAATAAAAGCAAGAGCTCTCGTTAAGAAATCACTGCCCTTAAAAGAAATCTTATATATTTTAGACCATAGTTTTCTAATTTTTTATTTGAAGAAATGAAATAAGTAAAGAGTGTAAAAAAAGAAAACGGAGGTAATATAATGAATAAAAAAAGATTGTCAGTAGTAATGGCAGGAGCAATGCTAGCAACTTCAGTAGCTCCAGTATTAGCAGCTGAAACAACAGGAACAGAAATAGCTTTCGAAAATAAAGCTACATTAAAAGCAGATATATTAGCTAAAATGGCAACTAAAAAAATATCTAACTATCCTATATTTGCTCAGGGACATGCAACTACAGGAAATGACTTTGTAGGAAAAAATATAGCTGCAGAAATAAACGGTAATGCAAACACTTTCTCATCAGCATACGGTGTAAAAGTAACTGGAAAAGATGGAAAAGTTAAAGTTAAAACAACATACAGAGCATCAGAAGTTGAAACTGCAATAGATGCATTAAAAGCTGGAGAAAAAGTTGAAGTATTCGAAAGAGAAACAGCAGAATTCAAAGGTCAGTTATTACCAGTTAAAGAGGATAAATTACCATCAGTTAACTCATTAACTTCTAAATATGCAGATGCTGTAGATTTAAAAGATGCACAGACATTTGCAGACGGTTCTAAAAAAGATATATTAGCAACTGATAAACTAAATGGTAAAGATAATAAATTAGTAACTGATGCAACTTATTTAAATAAAGTTGTAACAGTTAAAACAAATAAAGTTGAAGATGTAGAAACAGATAAAAAACATGAATTCACTTTAAAAGATGGTTCTGTAAAAATAGATGGTAGACTTCCATTAGATGAAAAAGGTAACTTATTAGATGTTACAAATCTTGAAGATGCAAATAAATTCAAAGAATTTGCACCTTTAACTTCTTGGATAGCTGCTGATGAGGATCCAGAAAAAAGAGTAGAAACTTTAGTAGATACATATACATTAGGTGAAGAACCAGCTGATGAAACAAAAGAAACATTAAAAATTGCAGATTTATTTGATGGAATAGCTTTAACAGCAAGAGGAACTGAAATAGTTGCAGACTTAAATAACGCAAGAAAAGCTGCTAAAGCAGAAGGTTTAACAGATGCAGAAGCTTTAGTTAGAATAGATACTGTAAAAGAAAATACAACTTCAGGGGTATCAACATTTACAATATCATACTTCAAAAAATCAACTGATAAAAAAGCTGAAAAAGTTATAACAGTTGTATCTACTGATAAAGAAGAATTAAACGGTTTATATAAACTAATAAATACAGGAAAATTTAATGTTGGTGTAGTAGCTGGACAGAATAGATACGAAACTTCAGTAAATGTTGCAAAACAGATAGGATTAACAGAATTAAATAAAACTTCAGCTAATAACATAGTATTAGTAAATGGAGAATCATTAGTAGATGGATTAGCTGCAGCTCCTTTAGCAGCTGAATTAGGAAGCTACCAGAATGGTGTTGTAGGAACAAAATTAGCTGCTCCATTATTATTAACAGAAGCTGGAAAATTACCATCAGCAACAAAAGAATACTTAACAGGATTAGTTGCAAACTTTACTTCAATAGAGAAAAAAGCAGTTAAAGTACATTTAGTAGGTGGAACAACTGTACTAAATTCTGATTTAGCAAAAGAATTAAAAGAAATGGGATTCACAGTAGTAAGACATGGTGGAGATAACAGAGAAGAAACTTCAGTAGCAGTAGCAGAAGCTATGTCTGCTAAAACAAAAGCATTTGTAGTAGGAGCAAATGGTGAAGCAGATGCAATGTCAATATCAGCAGTAGCAGCTAGAACTAATGCTATAACACCAATAATAGTAGCAAAAGCTGGTGGAATATCAACAGATGCATTAAACTACTTAACAGAAGTAGGAGCAAATGATGTAACAATAGTTGGTGGAGAAAAAGCATTATCTGCTGAAGAAGAAAAAGAAATAAACGGAGCATTAAATGGTGCAGTAGCAATGAGAATAGCTGGTGCTAATAGATTTGAAACAAATAATGCTATAATAAAAGAATTCTACAAAAATGCTACTATAGGTAAAGCTGTAGTATCTGTAAAAGATGGTGTTGCTAATAAAAATGAATTAGTAGATGCTTTATCAGCAGCTAACTTTGCAGCATCAATAGATGCACCAATATTATTAGCATCAACAAATGTAACAGATGCACAGAAATCTACATTATTAAAAGCTACTTCTAATCCAACTAAAGTAGTTCAGGTTGGTATGGGTGCAGAAAGAACTGTATTAGAAACAATAGCAAACTTATTAGGTGTAACTAATAAAGTTAAATAATAAGTATAAACTATATAGATTTAATCAATTTATGTGGAAATAACCTAGTGAGATATAATTATCTCACTAGGTAAAAAAACTACAAAAAACGGAGGAAATAAAAGAATGAATAAGAAAAACTTATCAGTTGTATTAGCTGGAGCAATGTTAGCAACTAGCGTAGCACCAGTATTAGCAGCTACAGAAAAAGAATATTCACTTGATAATAGAGAACTATTAAATAAAGAAATAGTAAGCACAATGAAAACAAAAATGCTTACAAGCAACCCAACTTTAAAAGATGCAACATTTGTAACAGAAAATGTAAAAAAATTATTAGTTAACGATGCATCAGCTTACGGAATAAGATTATTAGATGAAAAAGGAAATAAAGTTGAAGGTGCAGAAACTTATATAGCTACTGAAGCTGCTGTTAAATCTGTTTTAGATCAGGCTAAAGAAGGATATACAGTAGAATTAGTAGAAAGAAAAACAAATGAATTCTATGGAGAACTTATACCTGGGGAAAAAATAGAAAAAGGTACAGAAGTAATAAACTACGATAATAAAAAAGATTTCGAAGATATAACAAGTAATAGTGAAATATATAAACAGATAGTTGTTGGAACATTAGGTAATACGGAAGGTACTAATAACGTATTATTAGCTTCTACAGGTACATTATCTACAGAAGGAACT harbors:
- a CDS encoding cell wall-binding repeat-containing protein, translated to MNKKRLSVVMAGAMLATSVAPVLAAETTGTEIAFENKATLKADILAKMATKKISNYPIFAQGHATTGNDFVGKNIAAEINGNANTFSSAYGVKVTGKDGKVKVKTTYRASEVETAIDALKAGEKVEVFERETAEFKGQLLPVKEDKLPSVNSLTSKYADAVDLKDAQTFADGSKKDILATDKLNGKDNKLVTDATYLNKVVTVKTNKVEDVETDKKHEFTLKDGSVKIDGRLPLDEKGNLLDVTNLEDANKFKEFAPLTSWIAADEDPEKRVETLVDTYTLGEEPADETKETLKIADLFDGIALTARGTEIVADLNNARKAAKAEGLTDAEALVRIDTVKENTTSGVSTFTISYFKKSTDKKAEKVITVVSTDKEELNGLYKLINTGKFNVGVVAGQNRYETSVNVAKQIGLTELNKTSANNIVLVNGESLVDGLAAAPLAAELGSYQNGVVGTKLAAPLLLTEAGKLPSATKEYLTGLVANFTSIEKKAVKVHLVGGTTVLNSDLAKELKEMGFTVVRHGGDNREETSVAVAEAMSAKTKAFVVGANGEADAMSISAVAARTNAITPIIVAKAGGISTDALNYLTEVGANDVTIVGGEKALSAEEEKEINGALNGAVAMRIAGANRFETNNAIIKEFYKNATIGKAVVSVKDGVANKNELVDALSAANFAASIDAPILLASTNVTDAQKSTLLKATSNPTKVVQVGMGAERTVLETIANLLGVTNKVK